One region of Motacilla alba alba isolate MOTALB_02 chromosome 24, Motacilla_alba_V1.0_pri, whole genome shotgun sequence genomic DNA includes:
- the DSCAML1 gene encoding Down syndrome cell adhesion molecule-like protein 1 isoform X5 — translation MRGNVAVFKCLIPSSVQEYVSVVSWEKDTVSIIPENRFFITSYGGLYISDVQKEDALSTYRCITKHKYSGETRQSNGARLSVSDPAESIPTMLDSFQSREVKAGRLVELPCIASGYPNPAVRWIKDGRPLPADSRWTKRITGLTISDLRVEDSGTYICEVTNTFGSAEVTGTLTVIDPLRVTLTPKKLKTGIGSTVILSCALSGSPEYVIRWYRNTDLVAVDDYISIRGISNETLLITAAQKSHSGAYQCFATRKSQTAQDFSIITLEDGTPRIVSSFSEKVVNPGEQFSLMCAAKGAPPPTVTWALDDEPIPRDSGHRSNQYTMSDGTTVSHMNVSSPQIKDGGVYRCTARNSVGSAEYQARINVPRASAP, via the exons AAAATAGGTTTTTTATTACTTCTTACGGAGGTTTGTACATATCGGACGTGCAGAAGGAAGATGCCTTGTCCACCTACAGGTGTATCACCAAGCACAAGTACAGCGGGGAGACGCGGCAGAGCAACGGCGCCCGCCTCTCCGTCTCAG ACCCGGCGGAGTCCATCCCCACGATGTTAGACAGCTTCCAGTCCAGGGAGGTGAAGGCGGGCCGGCTGGTGGAGCTGCCCTGCATCGCCTCGGGCTACCCCAACCCGGCCGTGCGGTGGATCAAGGACGGGCGGCCGCTCCCCGCCGACAGCCGCTGGACCAAGCGCATCACGGGGCTGACCATCAGCGACCTGCGCGTGGAGGACAGCGGCACCTACATCTGCGAGGTGACCAACACCTTCGGCTCCGCAGAGGTCACCGGGACCCTCACGGTCATAG ACCCTCTGCGTGTGACCCTCACACCAAAGAAGCTCAAAACAGGCATCGGCAGCACCGTCATCCTCTCTTGTGCCCTCAGCGGGTCCCCCGAGTACGTCATCCGCTGGTACCGCAACACGGACCTGGTGGCGGTGGATGACTACATCTCCATCCGCGGCATCAGCAACGAGACCCTCCTCATCACGGCCGCCCAGAAGAGCCACTCCGGGGCCTACCAGTGCTTCGCCACCCGCAAGTCCCAGACGGCACAGGACTTCTCCATCATCACGCTGGAGG ATGGGACCCCCCGCATCGTCTCCTCCTTCAGCGAGAAGGTGGTCAACCCCGGGGAGCAGTTCTCCCTGATGTGTGCCGCCAAGGGGGCCCCGCCACCCACCGTCACCTGGGCGCTGGACGACGAGCCCATCCCGCGGGACAGCGGGCACCGCTCCAACCAGTACACCATGTCTGACGGCACCACCGTGAGCCACATGAACGTGAGCAGCCCGCAGATCAAGGACGGCGGCGTGTACCGGTGCACCGCGCGGAACTCGGTGGGCAGCGCCGAATACCAAGCGCGAATAAAC GTCCCCCGAGCATCCGCGCCATGA